The sequence GATGAACAGGTTGAGATCGAGCCGCGAATTGGCGGCCGTCTGGACCGTGACGCGGCGGACGGCGTCGGCGGCGGCGCGCGTGAGGCGGTCCGTCTCTCCGAACACGCGCACGCGCACCCCGTTGTCGTGAAGCGCGTCGGCCTCGCGCTGGATGTACTCCTCGAGCAGCGACATGAGCGCCGATACTTCGGGCTTGGGGCGCTGCCAGTTCTCTTTTGAGAACGCGAATAATGACAGCGCGCCGACGCCCACCTCGATCGCACCCTCGACCACGTCGCGCACCGACTGCATGCCGGCCCGGTGCCCGAACGTGCGCGGCATGACGCGCTCGCGCGCCCAGCGGCCGTTGCCGTCCATGATGACAGCCACGTGTCGCGGAATCCGGCCGTGCAGCCGGATGCGACCCAGCAGCTCGTCGCTCGTCAGGTCCGGCACCGCCCCGTCCCTCTCGTCAGACTTCCATGATCTCGGCTTCCTTCGCCTTGATCAGCTCGTCAATGTGGTGGATGTAGTCGTCATGAAGCTTCTGGACATCCTTCTCGGCGTGCTTCACCTCGTCCTCCGACACACCCGACAGCTTCTTGAACCCCTCCCGGGCGTGACTGCGGGCGTGGCGCACGGCGATGCGGCCGTCCTCGGCGAACTTGTGCACGATCTTCACCAGCTCACGCCGGCGCTCCTCGTTCATCTGGGGCAGCGGCACGCGGATGATGGCGCCCTGGTTCGACGGCTCGAGCCCCATGCCCGAATCGCGGATCGCCTTCTCGATCACCTTGGCCTGGCTCTTGTCGAACGGCGTCACGATGAGCAGCCGCGGTTCGGGCGACGACACCGTGGCCACCTGGTTCATCATCAGCAGCGACCCATACATCTCCACGCGCACCGTGTCGAGCATGTTCGGCGACGCCTTGCCCGAGCGGACGCTGGAGAATTCCTTCTTCGTGCCGTCCATCGCCTTGTCCATCGCGGCGCGGCATTCCTTCTGGAGGTCCTGGATGGTGCTCATTGAACGAGTGTCCCCTCGCGCTCCCCGCGCACGGCACGCGCGATCGCGCCAGGTCGATGAATGTTGAGAACGATGAGCGGCAGCCGATTCTCCTTGCAGAGCGTGACCGCCGTCTGGTCCATCACCTTCAGCTCCTCGATCATCACGTCCCGGTAGCTGATCTCCTCATACAGCGTGGCGTGGGGATCGGTCTTGGGATCGGCCGAATACACGCCGTCCACGTTCGTCGCCTTGATGATCACGTCGGCCTTGATCTGGATGGCGCGGAGGACGGCAGCCGTATCGGTGGAAAAATAGGGATTCCCGGTGCCCGCGGCAAAGATCACGCTGCGCCCCTTCTCGAAGTGGCGCAGGGCGCGCCGCCGGATGTACGGCTCCGCGAGCTCCTCCATCCGGATGGCGGTCATGACCCGGGTGGCCATGCCCTTGCGCTCGAGCACGTCCTGCACGGCGAGGGCGTTGATCACGGTGCCCAACATCCCCATGTAGTCGGCCGTGACGCGGTCCATTCCCATCTTGGAGAGGATGGTGCCGCGCACGAAGTTCCCGCCGCCGATCACCATGCCGACCGTCGTCCCGAGCCCGATGACCGCGACCACCTCATCGGCCAGCCGGTCGATGGTCTCGAAGTCAAAGCCGAACCCCGCCTTTCCGGCAAGGGCCTCGCCCGAGAGCTTGATCAGGACGCGCGGATAGCGGAGTTCGGCCATGGCGTTCAGACCTCGCCGAGTTGGAAGCGCACGAAGCGGCGGACCTGGATGTTCTCGCCCGTCTTCGCGGAAACTTCCTTGACGAGGTCGCCGATCGTCTTCTTCGGCTCGCGCACCCAGGGCTGAGCGAGCAGCGTCGCGTCCTTGTAGAACGCTTCGATCTTGCCGTCGACGATCTTCTGGATCATGGCCTCGGGCTTGCCCGACGCACGCGTCTGTTCTTCGGCGATGCGGCGCTCCGACGCGATCGTCTCGGGCGGGATGCCGTCCTTGTCCACGGCCAGCGGAGCGGCCGCGGCGATGTGCTCGGCGAGCGAGCGGGCGAGGTCCTTGAAGTCGTCGGTGCGCGCCACGAAGTCCGTCTCGCAGTTCAGCTCGACGAGCGTGGCCAGCTTGCCGTTGTGGTGAAGGTAGTGGCCGATGATCCCTTCGCTGGTCGTGCGGCCGGAGCGTTTCTCGGCCTTGGCGACGCCACGTTTGCGGAGGTTCTCGACCGCCAGGTTGATGTCCCCCGACGTCTCTTCCAGGGCCTTCTTGCAGTCCATCATCCCCGCGCCGGTGCGCTGGCGCAGTTCCTGGACGTCTTTTGCGGTGATCGTTGCCATGTCTGCTTCCGTCCTAACGGTCTGAGTCGTGGAAACGCCGCCAGCGGAAGCCGGCGGCGTCTGTCGAAGGTACTGCGGCAGGCGCCGCAACCGCGCGGCCGGGGGCCGCCGATCGGGAGCTATTCCGACGCCGCCGTCGAGTCGTCGCTCTCCGCGGCCGGTTCGGCGTCGCCGCCCTCGCCGGTGGTCTTGAGCCGGGCGGCGATGGCTTCGGGCTTGGCACGGCGACGCCGCGGACGGCGGCGGCGCTTGCGTTCGGCCTCGCCCTCGGCGGGCTCGGCCCCGCGGTCGGAACTGTACGTGTAGCTCTCGCCCTCCTGGGCCTCGTCGCGCGTCGGCGCCTCGCGGCGCGCCTCGCCGATCGTGGCGGCGATGGCGTTCGCGATCAGTTCCACCGAGCGGATCGCGTCGTCGTTGCCGGCGATCGGGACCGTGATGAGATCCGGATCGGCGTTGGTGTCGACCACGGCGATGATCGGCAGCTTGAGCTTGTTGGCCTCGCTCACCGCGATCCGCTCCTTCTTGGAGTCGATCACGAACAGCAGGCCCGGCAGCCGGGTCATCGTGCGGATGCCACCCAGGTACTTGGTGAGCTTGTCGCGCTCACGCGCCATCATGAGCTGCTCTTTCTTGGTGTAGTTCTCGAACTCCCCGCCCGACTCCGAGCCGTCTTCCAGTTCCTTCATGCGGCGAAGCTGCTTCTTGACGGTCTGGAAGTTGGTGAGCAGGCCGCCCAGCCATCGCTCGGTGATGAACATGGCGCCACAGCGTTCGGCGGCTTCCTTGACGAGGCCGGCGAGTTGCGGCTTGGTGCACACGAACAGGACGTTCTCCCCGCGGAGCACGACCTCGCGCGTGAGCTTCTGCGCCAGTTCGAGTTGCCGCATCGTCTTTTGAAGATCGATGATGTGGATCCCGTTGCGCTCGGCAAAGATGAACCGGCGCATCTTGGGATTCCAACGGCGGGTCTGGTGTCCGAAGTGGACACCGGCGGCGAGCAACTGCTCGAGTGTGAGCTGCGTATCGGGCATGGTGCGAGACTTCCCGTGACTGTGGTTGTGATCGTCCGCTTCCGTCAACGCCCACCGCGAACCGGCGAACCGGCACCCGCGAGGGCTCAGAAAGCGTGTGAGATGAACTACCCGCCAACCGCGCCGGCAGGGGCCGCGAGGGCCGCCGCCGGCAATCGGTTAGCGCTTGCTGAACTGGAACCGCTTGCGTG comes from Gemmatimonadaceae bacterium and encodes:
- the rpsB gene encoding 30S ribosomal protein S2 → MPDTQLTLEQLLAAGVHFGHQTRRWNPKMRRFIFAERNGIHIIDLQKTMRQLELAQKLTREVVLRGENVLFVCTKPQLAGLVKEAAERCGAMFITERWLGGLLTNFQTVKKQLRRMKELEDGSESGGEFENYTKKEQLMMARERDKLTKYLGGIRTMTRLPGLLFVIDSKKERIAVSEANKLKLPIIAVVDTNADPDLITVPIAGNDDAIRSVELIANAIAATIGEARREAPTRDEAQEGESYTYSSDRGAEPAEGEAERKRRRRPRRRRAKPEAIAARLKTTGEGGDAEPAAESDDSTAASE
- the tsf gene encoding translation elongation factor Ts; its protein translation is MATITAKDVQELRQRTGAGMMDCKKALEETSGDINLAVENLRKRGVAKAEKRSGRTTSEGIIGHYLHHNGKLATLVELNCETDFVARTDDFKDLARSLAEHIAAAAPLAVDKDGIPPETIASERRIAEEQTRASGKPEAMIQKIVDGKIEAFYKDATLLAQPWVREPKKTIGDLVKEVSAKTGENIQVRRFVRFQLGEV
- the frr gene encoding ribosome recycling factor, translated to MSTIQDLQKECRAAMDKAMDGTKKEFSSVRSGKASPNMLDTVRVEMYGSLLMMNQVATVSSPEPRLLIVTPFDKSQAKVIEKAIRDSGMGLEPSNQGAIIRVPLPQMNEERRRELVKIVHKFAEDGRIAVRHARSHAREGFKKLSGVSEDEVKHAEKDVQKLHDDYIHHIDELIKAKEAEIMEV
- a CDS encoding isoprenyl transferase; its protein translation is MPDLTSDELLGRIRLHGRIPRHVAVIMDGNGRWARERVMPRTFGHRAGMQSVRDVVEGAIEVGVGALSLFAFSKENWQRPKPEVSALMSLLEEYIQREADALHDNGVRVRVFGETDRLTRAAADAVRRVTVQTAANSRLDLNLFISYGARAELVRAARALAEDVAAGRLSPADVTEDAFAGRLYTAGMPDPDLLIRTSGELRISNFMLWQLAYTELYVSPVKWPDFRRGQFYEAIVAFQARDRRFGKVGV
- the pyrH gene encoding UMP kinase, coding for MAELRYPRVLIKLSGEALAGKAGFGFDFETIDRLADEVVAVIGLGTTVGMVIGGGNFVRGTILSKMGMDRVTADYMGMLGTVINALAVQDVLERKGMATRVMTAIRMEELAEPYIRRRALRHFEKGRSVIFAAGTGNPYFSTDTAAVLRAIQIKADVIIKATNVDGVYSADPKTDPHATLYEEISYRDVMIEELKVMDQTAVTLCKENRLPLIVLNIHRPGAIARAVRGEREGTLVQ